One Triticum dicoccoides isolate Atlit2015 ecotype Zavitan chromosome 3B, WEW_v2.0, whole genome shotgun sequence genomic window, GCAGCACAAGAGCTGCATGGTAGCAgttatttagtaccacctcggctaAAAGATGAGGCACATACAATTTAATGAAACGTACAACCTTTGGTGACAAGAAATCATATATGTGCGACGGACAAAAATTGCGGAGAAACACACCATTTTTTGTTAAtagatactacctccgtcctagtttactaGTCTTCGTCGTATATTGGCTGGTTTGACCATATATTTAACtatcaaaatgttaatgcatgtcaccgaATATAGTATTGTTGGATTCATATTCAAATGTAGTTTTCAATGATACTATTTTTGCTACATACAACATATATTTTATTAGTTAACATCATGGTCAAAATAAGAGCTAGAATACGAGGGGGACTAGTAAACCAATATAGAGGTAGTatagatagagaaaatatgagagATGGGAACATAGAGTCAAATTGTAaacaaaaatcatgtaaaaataaataaaatacaaaAATATAACACACatataaagagaaaaagaaaataatCCAAGATACAATTTCCTTAAAAGCAACCTAACAAAGATAACATAAGACGAGAAAGAGAGAAAAGCTAAACGCACGATTAGAGCTATTTCCCTTTTTGCGGAAGGACACAAGAATAAAGAATAGGCATGATGAAAAGAACAACTAAGAaaaatcttatatttactaattggaggcatcaTTAAAGTCTCCAccttaatccacatcatccaaattAATGTAATCATTAGATTAAAAATTTAATGCTCGAGATATATTAGAATGCCCTGTCTCATTTAGAAAGACAACACGTACATAAATGATTAAACCTACATGTGCAAAAGAGAAAAGATACCCCACCACGTATATACTCCCCctgccccataatataagaatgtttattACACtagtagtgtagtgtcaaaaacgttcttatattacgggacggagggagtaagagaTTAGACTAACACATTCAAATAAAAAGAGTCCTGCAAAAAGAGCACGTGCCTTCTccttgcaaaagaaaaaaaaagacgtACAATTAAAACATCGCCTCACGCTATAAAAATGAGCCCACGTCTCCATACTCACGGAAACAAATACCACGTGCGTTTGTATTTGAAGAAAAAGAGAAGCCATGTGCATATATGGATTCCTAAAGGGCCACGTTACATAAATAAGCCATTGCCCCTATGCTAAAAAATATCCCACGTCTCTATCTCATGGAAACAAATACCAGATACATGTCTACTTAAAAAATAAGACCAGTACAAATAGGGAGTCCTTGAAGGCCACGTTAAAGACATGAGCCAGTGCCTATTTATAAAAAAATCAGACCCACCGCCACTATCTCCCTAATGGCTCCCtaatatcactactatcatatatgAACATAAACCTATTATTAATTAGAGCAATAGTATTGCTTTTTGTGCTAGGCGCTGGCAATGCATTCTCCTAGGTATTTCAAATAGGCATATTTCACAACCATATCTATTCAAATATTTATTTTATTGGAAAAATACGAGGTACTCTAATGTTTAATTTGATGCTAAATAGATACATTCCAAATTTATGGATAAATGTACCACAACTACAAGGTCGTGTGATGTTAAATTTGATGTTTCACAGATACACTCTCGATAGAGTATAGGGATGTTTTATTTTAAGTTAAGAAAGGAGCACCGCCAAATGCATCAAGAAGAAATATATATTATGTAATTGATATGAGTTGCTTCATAGTTGTGGTACATGTATACACCAACTGCGACAAAGTAATACAACCTTAATAATGAATCAAACACTAAGTGGAAACATATCCACTTAAACAGTATTCAGTACAACAGTTTAAAAAACACTATGTATCGCTTCTAATAATTTTGTTTGTGCAACTTTTTTAACGTACATGTCTCTCAGTTTATTAAGCAGTGAGTATTCAAATAAAATTAAGCAGTGGGTGCATGTAGTGTATCTTTCTCCCAATCTTTGTTGAGTTATATTATGTATGCTACTATGTGGATCAAATAAGTCAGAAACATTTCTACCTTGCCATGCATACATATCAAGTTAATTCatacacacactctctccctccatCCCTTAGTAGGTCGAGTAAAATTCAGAAAGAGGTATATGCTGCTACTATGACATAAAGGCTTCACTCAAAGCAATAATGGATGTTTCTATAACAGTAATTGGAAAATGACGCCCCTATGAAAAAATGAAGCTTATAATACATGTGTTTCTTATGTGTTATCAGTTTTTTGAATCACTTAGAATTGTACAATATCTGAAATTTTAACTCTTGCATCTTACATATTAATATAATTTTATAAATATTTATGTATCCCTATAATAGCTCGAccgtgcaggtgcacgggttgatgactagcgaTTAAGAACCCGAAAGAAAGCAAATAAAAACAAAATGAAGAGCAACAAACATAAACTTTGCCAGATCCAGTGTCCATGAGATGTATCAAAGTCTCATTGTTTTCTTAAATGCCAGGCATAGGATTCGAGTCCATGAGATTGATCTAAGCCCCATTCTTTCGTAAATGCCGAGCATCGGATTCGAGTCGCAGAACCGGGCAAGGTTTCAATTTTCTTGGCTGCTAAAATTCTCCCCTGCCATACGGTTGCTAAGACCGAAGAAACCAACCACAACCAGCCAGCCAACGCCGTGCTGGAGAGAAAGCAGCTACGGCGATACGCCCAGAGCCAGATCAAGGAACACGAATATCTCAAGCCGCGGGCTGGAATCGAATCATTTGAAAAAGCCCTGCTCAGGGTCAAACGAGCAGAGCAGTAGCAGGAGGAGGGAACCGGAATCAACCAATAGATTGGTGTATCCTGAACCCCCCTGTTCGGCTGTTCCTGTTCCTGGTGTGAACATGTATCTTCCAGTCCAGGCGCTTCCTTGCGATCGAAGATTTATCTACCAGTCGGCCGGCCAATCTTTCCTCTGGCTACTTAAAATTTCAGAGAAACCCACCATTCTTTATTATTAATAGATACTACCTCCATCCCGGTTTACTAGTCCACATCGTATTTTGGATGGTTTGACCATATATTTAACTAGCAAAATATTAATACATGTCATCAAAAATAATACTGTAGGATTCATATTCGAATGTAGTTTTCAATGATACTATTTTGctacatataacatatattttattagttaaaatcaTGGTCAAAATAAGAGCTAGAATGCGACTAGTAAACCAAGACAGAGGTAGTATAGATAGAGACAATAGGAGAGATGAGAACACTAGAGTCAAATTGTaaacaaaaatcatataaaaataaataaaatacaaaAATATAACACATatataaagagaaaaagaaaataatCCAAAATACAATTTCCTTAAAAGTAACCTAACAAAGATAACATAAGACGAGAAAGAGAGAAAAGCTAAACGCACGATTAGAGCTATTTCCCTTTTTGCGGaagaacaaaaaaataaagaatAGGCATGATGAAAAGAACAACTAAGAAAAATGATTAAGAACCCGAAAAAGaaagtaaataaaaacaaaacgaCGAGCAACAAACATAAAATTTGCCAGATCCAGTGTCCATGAGATGTATCAAAGTCTCATTGTTtttcatagttttaaatagccggctatagcggGCTATAGCCTTTTCAGCAGGGTGCCGCTAAATGGTCGCATGCACAAATGACGTGCTATAGCTGATTTGGAGGCCGGCCGCTATtttccatagcccgctatttaaaacatttttCTCAAATGTCAGGCATCGGATTCGAGTCCATGAAATTGATCTAAGTCCCATTTTTTCGTAAATGCCGGGCATCGGATTCGAGCGGAACCGGGCAAGGTTTCAGTTTTCTTGGctgctgaaattcaaaagacacagAGAGAACGCAATGTATCTCCCCTGCCATACGGTTGCTGAGGCCGAAGAAACCAACCAGCCAGCCAACGCCGTGCTGGAGAGAAAGCAGCTACGGCGATACGCCCAGAGGCAGATCGAGGTAGACGAATATCTCAAGCAGCGGGCGGGAATCGAATCTCGTTTGAAAAAGCCCTGCTCGGGGTCACACGAGCAGAGCAGCAGCCGGAGGAGAGGGGGGAACCAGGAATCAATCGATAGATTGCTGTTCCTTTTCCCGGTGTGAACATGTATCTCCCGGTCCAGGCGCTTCCTTGCGATCGAAGCTTCATCTTGCGCCGGCCGGCCAATCTTTCCTCCCCGGAGAGAACCTGATTCCCAACTGACCCCGATGATCTCACACACACTGTTGGGCAAGGAATATCGGACAGAGCAGCCGTCCTGAAAATCTAGTCAGAAAGCGCCGCCTCCGACGCGTCAAACGGTGCTTTGCATCTCATCTCAAGCTTGGGTTTGTCCGGCCGCCGACGGCGCGACGCGGGCCGTCGATCAGGCCACCAAACCCGTGGGCGGACGTGTCGAATCCCGATCTTTCGTGCGTGTGTGGGGTGTGTCTATCCGCTCGACCAACTACCTCTGCTTCGAGGAGTACTCGCTTTCGATTTGTCAGCTAATAAAGGCGATTTTGAGGCGGAATCGAATCAAATTACTTGTCAATCAGCGATTGCGCCGGGACGGGGTGGTGTCAAAAGTTGGGGGAGAAGCTTCCGTGCTGCCTCTGCCCCTGCGTATGTGCTCTCCGTGAGCCTGACACCAGTGCGGCTGGCGTGTATATATAGAGGGTGCTGGAGTAGGAGACAGGTACCCATCAGCTACTGAATCCGATCGACAGCACAGCACAGCAGAAGCAACTCGTGGCCAGGCGACATACCTGATGGAGAACAACAGGAGCAACCAGCAGGCTCCTCCACCGCCACCAGGTATTGGCCGATCGACGCTACGGACTCGTTGGGATTCAGTTGCCTGCAGTCTCGTCTTCAGATAGATGAACTTGTTCGTGTCTGCCTGCCTGCCGCTTTCGATTTGCTCATTCgttggtgttggtgttggtgttgCAGGGtacccgacggcggcggcggagcaaggCCAGGCCGGCGGGAAGAAGGGCCGCCGGGCGAGCACCAAATCCAGGGGCGAGAAGGGCTTCATAGAGGGATGGTATGTACGCCTCACTACCAGCTAGCTGCTCCATTGACCGACACCACCTCCTTTGTAACTTGCTTAACTGTCGTTTGTGATTTCCGGCCTGACAGTGTCTGAATTTGGTGTGTGTGTTTTCCAGCCTCGCCGCACTGTGCTGCTGCTGGATCTGCGAGATGTGCTGCGACTAACcggccggcgacggcgaggccgCTGCTGCCACAAGACCTCGGTGCTATAGCACCCACGAGGAGGAGGAGCGTACGCGTATACGGAGAGAGAAATTGTTCCTAATTTCAGTGCCCGTTGTTTTAGGTTCTATACATATATACTCCTAAGGTGATGCACGCATGATCAGTACCAGTGTGAGATATCGATTCATGTATCCGTGTTCGGTGCCATATTCATGCACCTCGTCGTGTGTAATTATTCGGTGTGTACGAGACCGACGATATATACTTACAAGTACTGTCTACTGTGATTGAGTATTTACTGAGGGTGCTTCCAGTGCGTATTTCACTCATCTGCATCTTCAGGTAATCGAGACTGGccccgcaaaagaaaaaaaattcgtttAAGAAAAATTACTAGTGCATGAACAGAGGAGGGAAACGGATG contains:
- the LOC119282369 gene encoding cysteine-rich and transmembrane domain-containing protein WIH1-like, yielding MENNRSNQQAPPPPPGYPTAAAEQGQAGGKKGRRASTKSRGEKGFIEGCLAALCCCWICEMCCD